The Heyndrickxia vini genome contains a region encoding:
- a CDS encoding helix-turn-helix domain-containing protein → MYGATLKNIRKQKGLTQKEVYTGVVSKSFYSDVEADKYSVSVDKFQGLLKNLNISFEEFFYFHNQMDLSDTQELEKKIDDYYKQGKFEELFSIYQEYYSSNSREIRYLASKAYLLVLITNSNFYNFSRDPLNEIISNLESTKSWTLNEIKLAKLVLLSIPEKKMTESSNLYKKISEQLSKYKNFSDMVYQKELADLYFNRIQSLLVLNNISEAEKVFRDYSNLMNGNDDLNLFIQFYFIKTLLGLYLDYFVSKEEFDCFLRSIDNVPVSECHFYKIIFQIHNEKAKNYFLRYQKSNPTSKLQKDQKARKNSTKNGK, encoded by the coding sequence ATGTATGGCGCGACATTGAAGAATATAAGAAAACAAAAGGGGCTGACGCAAAAAGAGGTCTATACTGGTGTAGTGTCAAAATCGTTTTATAGTGATGTTGAAGCGGATAAATACTCCGTTAGTGTGGATAAATTTCAAGGACTTCTCAAAAACTTAAATATCTCTTTTGAAGAATTCTTTTACTTCCATAACCAGATGGATTTATCTGATACTCAGGAATTAGAAAAAAAGATAGATGATTACTACAAACAAGGTAAATTTGAGGAATTGTTTAGTATTTATCAAGAATATTACTCGAGCAATAGTAGAGAAATTCGTTACTTGGCATCGAAAGCTTATCTTTTAGTATTGATTACTAATAGTAACTTTTACAACTTTTCTAGAGATCCCCTGAATGAAATAATTTCGAATTTAGAAAGTACCAAATCTTGGACATTAAATGAGATTAAACTAGCAAAGTTAGTTCTCCTTTCGATACCAGAGAAAAAAATGACGGAATCCTCCAATCTTTATAAAAAAATATCAGAACAATTATCAAAGTATAAAAACTTTAGTGATATGGTCTATCAAAAAGAATTAGCTGATTTGTATTTCAATAGAATCCAAAGCCTTCTCGTTCTAAACAATATTTCCGAAGCGGAAAAGGTATTCCGTGATTACTCAAATTTGATGAATGGAAATGACGATCTTAATTTATTCATCCAATTCTATTTCATCAAGACTTTGCTTGGTCTGTATTTAGATTATTTTGTTTCCAAGGAAGAGTTCGATTGTTTCTTACGTAGCATTGATAACGTTCCAGTATCAGAATGCCATTTTTATAAGATTATTTTTCAAATACATAACGAAAAAGCTAAGAATTATTTCTTACGTTATCAGAAGTCCAATCCCACTTCCAAATTACAGAAAGATCAAAAAGCAAGAAAAAACAGCACCAAAAATGGTAAATAG
- a CDS encoding IS3 family transposase: MYAFIQAHSDEYAVWKMCKVLEVSTSGYYKWLRVQNNPLSKKEYYRLEIQQKISRSFHESYGTYGSPRVHDDLMEWGYSISQKTVARMMKEMGLRATPIEKYVVTTDSNHDLTIYPNLLNRQFDVEEPNKVWVADITYIWTLEGWLYLSSIMDLFSRKIVGWSLATHMKKELAIQALNMAIVSRQPEEGFIHHSDRGSQYCSHDYIDILKEQNAQISMSKKGDPYDNACIESFHATIKKDLIYRRRFKTREEAVKAINYYISSFYNGKRKHTTLDNCSPNQFEKKQQQNEVEYTS, translated from the coding sequence ATTTACGCCTTCATTCAAGCCCACTCAGATGAATACGCTGTGTGGAAGATGTGTAAAGTTTTAGAAGTATCAACTAGTGGGTACTACAAGTGGCTAAGGGTCCAGAATAATCCTCTTTCTAAGAAGGAATATTACCGTTTAGAGATCCAACAAAAAATTAGTAGATCTTTTCACGAGAGTTACGGAACCTATGGAAGCCCTAGAGTTCACGATGACCTAATGGAATGGGGGTATAGTATTTCGCAAAAAACAGTGGCACGAATGATGAAGGAAATGGGTTTAAGAGCTACTCCAATAGAAAAGTACGTAGTTACTACAGATTCTAATCATGATTTAACTATTTACCCTAACCTACTTAACCGACAATTTGATGTAGAGGAACCCAATAAGGTTTGGGTAGCTGACATTACATATATTTGGACGTTGGAAGGATGGCTGTACTTATCGTCGATTATGGATTTATTCTCTAGAAAAATTGTAGGGTGGAGTCTTGCCACTCACATGAAAAAGGAGTTAGCCATACAAGCGTTAAATATGGCGATTGTTTCAAGGCAGCCCGAAGAAGGGTTTATTCATCATTCTGATCGCGGCTCTCAATATTGTTCGCATGATTACATTGATATCTTGAAAGAACAGAATGCACAAATAAGCATGAGTAAAAAAGGTGACCCATACGATAACGCCTGCATTGAATCATTCCATGCCACAATCAAAAAAGATTTAATTTACAGAAGACGCTTTAAAACAAGAGAGGAAGCTGTAAAGGCAATAAATTACTATATTAGTAGTTTTTATAATGGAAAAAGAAAACATACCACTTTGGATAATTGTTCTCCTAACCAATTCGAGAAAAAACAGCAACAAAATGAAGTGGAGTATACCTCATAA
- a CDS encoding transposase: protein MGKHHSQEYKEYVSKLVVEEGRKATEVAYELEIPYKTLIIWVKAYREKLNSKKPDYITPKELEDLKKQHEREIEQLREENEILKSMHIFTKSQK from the coding sequence ATGGGGAAGCATCATTCACAAGAATACAAAGAGTATGTTTCAAAGTTAGTTGTGGAGGAAGGCAGAAAAGCAACAGAAGTTGCCTATGAGCTTGAGATCCCTTATAAGACCCTCATTATCTGGGTTAAGGCATACAGGGAGAAATTGAACAGTAAGAAGCCAGATTATATTACACCCAAAGAACTGGAAGATCTTAAGAAACAACACGAAAGGGAAATAGAACAGTTAAGAGAGGAAAATGAAATCCTAAAAAGTATGCACATCTTCACAAAAAGCCAAAAGTAA
- a CDS encoding DUF1456 family protein, whose product MDNNDILIRLRYALELKNKEMAEIFKLGGMELSVPEVVKVLIKTYDDEDFENEDQIKCTHSMLDSFLNGLIIYKRGKQEPKPGQPNPPESPLKTSGNVNNLLLKKVKIALALTTEDILDIFKQAGLRVSKAELGALLRKEGHKNYKECGDNFARNFLKGLAIKYRG is encoded by the coding sequence ATGGATAATAACGATATATTAATTCGATTAAGATACGCGTTGGAATTAAAAAATAAAGAGATGGCAGAGATATTTAAACTTGGTGGCATGGAGTTGTCTGTACCGGAGGTGGTCAAGGTACTCATAAAAACATACGATGATGAGGATTTCGAGAATGAAGATCAAATAAAATGTACGCATAGCATGTTAGATTCATTTTTAAATGGGCTTATTATATACAAAAGAGGAAAACAAGAGCCGAAGCCAGGACAACCTAATCCTCCAGAATCTCCGTTAAAGACTAGTGGAAATGTGAATAATCTACTTTTAAAGAAAGTGAAAATTGCATTGGCTTTAACGACGGAGGATATACTGGATATTTTTAAACAGGCAGGATTAAGGGTATCAAAAGCAGAACTAGGGGCTTTACTAAGAAAAGAAGGACATAAGAATTATAAAGAATGCGGAGATAATTTCGCCAGAAACTTCTTGAAAGGACTAGCTATCAAATACAGAGGATAA
- a CDS encoding 4'-phosphopantetheinyl transferase family protein, translating into MLSQNNTIRICQISASFNSKVYDQLFRFIHTIEKDYLMKYKKFADRYNSLLALSLAKKLTNKKLSAQLNLLHTELGQPFLMGHHEHISISHCENTIVVAMSTNKVGIDVEKKLSTVGYKLFLADEEYELLNNSKNRADLLTSIWTLKEAYLKLKGKGFFIDPTNISFNKIKERWFLKDDFCSFLSRDLPNGMKLSIASEVEKKINFEKITESELIEWINNGY; encoded by the coding sequence ATGCTGTCCCAAAATAATACAATCAGAATTTGTCAAATATCTGCCAGCTTTAACTCCAAAGTCTATGATCAATTATTTCGTTTCATCCATACGATTGAAAAAGATTATTTAATGAAGTACAAAAAATTTGCAGATAGGTACAATTCCTTACTCGCATTATCGTTGGCAAAGAAGTTAACGAATAAGAAGCTTAGTGCGCAATTAAATTTGTTGCACACTGAGCTTGGGCAACCTTTTTTAATGGGGCATCATGAGCATATTTCTATTTCCCATTGTGAAAATACGATTGTAGTTGCTATGTCTACTAATAAAGTAGGAATAGATGTGGAAAAAAAACTATCAACTGTGGGATATAAATTATTTTTAGCCGATGAGGAATATGAACTTCTTAATAATAGTAAAAACAGGGCTGATTTACTAACATCGATATGGACTTTAAAGGAAGCGTATTTAAAATTAAAAGGAAAAGGTTTTTTTATCGATCCTACGAACATTTCTTTCAATAAGATAAAGGAAAGATGGTTTTTAAAAGATGATTTTTGTTCCTTTTTATCAAGAGATTTACCGAATGGTATGAAATTATCAATCGCTTCAGAAGTGGAAAAAAAAATCAACTTTGAAAAAATTACAGAATCTGAACTAATTGAATGGATAAATAACGGATATTAA
- a CDS encoding non-ribosomal peptide synthetase — MTKQINSKENISEMINTLNFPVKQELKSTSNKYKTSIKKLPYTDNVLLVTAFISWIHRMTNEETVSLDIHRNGKFYPLEISFSKETTVKTVASMVQKALLKGGVEASTTHIIFTDKQIDDVEDIVFQLVVEGDKFYFAGAEKIINANFEQRYLSSFNILALDLTYNKEKAVLDLEILTPEELVLWKSINNNKKDFPKGETLHSIFSKTVRNYPEKYALSNEFNKITFRELENYSNQVANYLVTNGVKIGDYIAVYMERSIEAIVGMLGVMKAGAVYVPLSPDNPNERNAYIMKDANTKVVLTNSESMHLIDGVVPEDAQIMNIENIAGPSTPVLVDVKATDIAYIIYTSGSTGKPKGVKIPHKSIITFGYSELEIYDITSEDTLTQFYTLTFDASLLELCPMIFTGACLYMLSKEERLDVSLFADAIKRENITSAMMLPMSALKQFSLYATEKDVEAFRNLKYFGVGGEALTAETARLFQNRFGSIPLINVYGPTECSVLSTTYTVTDKVPEDLVNIPIGKPLKNYSVYIVNEKDHLNPIGVPGELLIETEGLSDGYLNLPEKTSEVFVKTDLSDHLVYRSGDIVKLLDDGNIEFVGRKDSQVKIRGYRVEMGEIEDKLLQVDFIEDGAIVATDVNGDKMLVAYYKQKDNVIGSPKAVLDFLTAKVPKYMIPSYIIELEELPQLPSGKINRKELTARPIELKSSFDEDKKAPSDKVEEKFVEAWKSVLGLSSVGVDENFFEIGGHSLKVLATLSILKKDFPTLKINDFFTYPTIEALAQKIRQDQVVETEENVFTNLKETDLYEHPKRLHTTLDYKAVSQTGVLLTGVTGYLGSHILIDLVRDTNTTVFALVRAKTKEEGLKRLKSTLSYYAPKNFYINYNLKDRVVVIPGDFTKADLGLSEEDYARVQEKVNSIIHCGADVRHFGSKEEFTKTNVDSTKNLLKLAEQLCNDRFHYVSTLGIPEDLAMEGNWDEFLQATNIADAPEIMSLYTNSKLESEKLVEEYYKKGLPVTIYRPGNITCQYETGLFQMNINDNAVYRMVKGFILLGVAPDVDYKMDFTMVDFASKSITTIAMLDESIGGVYNICNPLNISYKEFIQAINDFGYDIKLLPQQEYVDYLYSDQPKDKEGLELAMAGLEGDGAKDSPLVYTCPHTMSVLNENGVKVPTPDKAFVYRMLEHAIYVGYVNRPAVLAGV, encoded by the coding sequence ATGACAAAACAGATCAATAGTAAAGAAAATATCAGTGAAATGATTAATACGTTAAATTTTCCAGTAAAACAAGAACTGAAATCAACTTCCAATAAATATAAAACCTCCATAAAAAAATTACCCTATACAGATAATGTTTTGCTTGTAACAGCTTTTATTTCATGGATTCATCGCATGACAAATGAAGAGACGGTTTCTTTAGATATACATAGGAATGGTAAGTTTTACCCATTGGAAATCTCTTTCTCTAAGGAGACTACAGTTAAAACAGTAGCATCTATGGTACAAAAAGCTCTTTTGAAAGGCGGAGTAGAGGCTAGTACAACCCATATTATATTCACAGATAAGCAAATCGATGACGTGGAAGATATTGTATTTCAGTTGGTTGTAGAAGGGGATAAATTCTATTTTGCTGGAGCAGAGAAAATAATTAATGCCAATTTTGAGCAACGCTACTTATCTAGTTTCAATATTCTAGCACTTGACCTTACTTACAATAAAGAAAAGGCTGTGCTTGATTTAGAAATTTTAACACCCGAAGAATTAGTACTATGGAAAAGCATCAATAATAATAAAAAGGACTTTCCAAAAGGGGAAACCTTACACAGTATCTTCTCTAAAACGGTTAGAAATTACCCTGAGAAATATGCACTTTCCAATGAATTTAATAAAATCACTTTCCGAGAATTAGAGAATTACTCCAATCAAGTCGCAAACTATTTAGTAACGAATGGGGTCAAAATAGGGGATTATATCGCAGTTTATATGGAAAGAAGCATTGAGGCCATTGTTGGGATGTTAGGGGTCATGAAGGCAGGAGCGGTGTATGTGCCGCTAAGCCCGGACAACCCAAACGAGCGAAATGCGTATATTATGAAGGATGCGAATACAAAAGTCGTTCTTACAAATAGTGAAAGTATGCATCTCATTGATGGCGTAGTGCCTGAGGATGCACAAATAATGAACATTGAAAATATTGCTGGTCCATCAACACCTGTTCTTGTAGATGTGAAAGCGACAGATATTGCTTATATTATTTATACCTCCGGGTCAACGGGGAAGCCAAAAGGGGTTAAAATTCCTCATAAAAGTATTATCACATTTGGCTACTCCGAATTAGAAATCTACGATATTACGAGTGAAGATACGTTAACACAATTTTATACATTAACTTTCGATGCATCGTTACTGGAGCTTTGCCCGATGATTTTCACTGGTGCATGTTTATATATGCTTTCAAAGGAAGAACGGTTAGATGTAAGTCTATTTGCAGATGCCATTAAGCGCGAAAATATCACGTCAGCCATGATGTTACCGATGAGTGCATTGAAGCAGTTCTCCTTATATGCAACAGAAAAAGATGTAGAAGCTTTTCGTAACTTAAAATATTTTGGTGTCGGAGGAGAAGCTTTAACAGCAGAAACCGCTCGTTTATTCCAAAATCGTTTTGGAAGCATTCCATTAATTAATGTGTATGGGCCGACAGAATGTTCCGTACTCTCTACCACTTATACTGTGACAGATAAGGTACCAGAAGACTTAGTCAATATACCAATCGGAAAACCATTGAAGAATTATTCCGTTTATATCGTAAATGAAAAGGATCATTTAAATCCAATTGGTGTACCGGGTGAATTGCTTATTGAAACCGAAGGTCTATCTGATGGGTATCTAAATTTACCAGAAAAAACGTCAGAAGTATTCGTGAAAACCGATTTATCTGATCATTTAGTATACCGTTCCGGAGATATTGTGAAACTTTTAGATGACGGGAATATTGAATTTGTTGGTCGGAAAGATTCACAAGTGAAAATTCGTGGTTATCGTGTCGAAATGGGCGAAATTGAAGATAAGCTATTACAAGTAGATTTCATCGAAGACGGCGCCATTGTAGCAACAGATGTTAACGGCGATAAAATGCTGGTGGCATACTATAAACAAAAAGATAATGTGATTGGATCGCCAAAAGCGGTGTTAGACTTTTTAACCGCAAAGGTACCTAAATATATGATTCCTTCTTATATCATAGAGTTAGAGGAACTGCCGCAATTACCAAGCGGAAAGATTAACCGCAAAGAGTTAACCGCACGACCAATCGAGCTGAAATCAAGTTTTGATGAGGATAAAAAAGCGCCTTCAGATAAAGTCGAGGAAAAGTTTGTTGAAGCATGGAAAAGTGTTCTCGGATTATCGTCAGTCGGTGTTGATGAGAACTTCTTTGAAATTGGAGGTCACTCGTTAAAGGTTCTAGCGACGCTATCAATCTTAAAAAAGGATTTTCCAACCTTAAAAATCAATGATTTCTTCACTTATCCAACGATTGAAGCATTAGCTCAAAAGATCAGGCAAGATCAGGTAGTAGAAACTGAAGAAAATGTATTTACTAATTTAAAGGAAACAGATTTATATGAACATCCAAAACGCTTACATACAACTTTGGACTATAAAGCTGTTTCGCAAACAGGAGTACTTCTAACAGGGGTAACCGGCTATCTTGGTTCACATATTTTAATCGATTTAGTAAGAGATACTAATACAACCGTCTTTGCATTGGTAAGAGCAAAAACCAAAGAAGAAGGATTAAAACGTTTAAAATCAACGCTTAGTTACTATGCACCAAAGAATTTTTATATTAACTATAACTTAAAAGATCGAGTGGTTGTTATACCTGGTGACTTTACGAAAGCCGATTTAGGATTATCTGAAGAAGACTATGCAAGGGTCCAAGAGAAAGTCAATTCGATCATCCATTGTGGTGCAGATGTGCGTCACTTTGGAAGTAAAGAGGAATTCACGAAAACAAACGTGGATAGCACGAAGAATTTATTAAAGCTAGCCGAACAATTATGTAATGATCGTTTTCATTATGTGTCGACTTTAGGGATCCCTGAAGACCTCGCAATGGAAGGAAATTGGGATGAGTTCTTGCAGGCTACTAATATAGCAGATGCTCCCGAAATTATGAGCTTATATACTAATAGTAAACTGGAATCAGAGAAGTTGGTCGAGGAATATTATAAAAAAGGATTGCCCGTTACCATTTATCGTCCAGGAAACATTACTTGTCAATATGAGACAGGCTTGTTTCAAATGAACATTAATGATAATGCTGTCTATCGAATGGTCAAAGGATTCATTCTGTTAGGTGTAGCACCGGATGTAGATTATAAGATGGACTTTACTATGGTTGATTTTGCAAGTAAATCGATTACGACGATTGCTATGCTAGATGAATCTATCGGTGGAGTTTACAACATTTGCAATCCATTGAATATCTCTTATAAAGAATTTATTCAAGCAATAAACGACTTTGGTTATGATATAAAATTATTACCTCAACAAGAATATGTAGATTACTTGTACTCAGATCAACCGAAGGATAAGGAAGGCTTAGAGTTAGCAATGGCAGGTCTAGAGGGTGATGGAGCCAAAGATTCGCCACTTGTTTATACTTGCCCTCATACAATGAGTGTGTTGAATGAAAATGGGGTAAAAGTGCCAACTCCAGACAAAGCTTTTGTGTATCGTATGCTAGAGCATGCGATATACGTTGGATATGTCAATCGACCTGCAGTATTAGCCGGGGTATAA
- a CDS encoding methyl-accepting chemotaxis protein: protein MKKFFSFANVSYKARFTMVSVISTLVVAIVVTSISYFSDMNFLMDKLTTDSTNTVKAWSKDLNNDDILSLMESKDENSEISKSLVEHFDKLAKYQPAVAQGYIFGTELKNGTDTSVVSGPTFLMEDFKKSNLNIGDMYTQPDIIAKAIKKMKETKSLVSSEPYKDSFGTWITVLKPIMNPQGDVVAYYGVDFEAKSYIDGKHHETFIIISILIGLLIVASVIQYFIMNRAFRPIQGMMVGVEKVSNGDYSIKLKETKGEFGQLAVKFNVMVETVGNLLNSVKSASSETTDHANTLYSSVEESGKTIEQITSEITEMSSRFNTQTEATDEVLQSLQELATGVDSVARNSTDVSELSVKTEEQAQIGNESVNKVKEQMAYISSSTKNSEESILALKTRSDEISKIVQLITDVADQTNLLALNAAIEAARAGEQGKGFAVVADEVRKLAEQSRESAKQIEELISGIQIETGKAVESIQSEAKFVDEGVKLVEETEKVFSEILHSAGKVAVRIQEVSAATQQIAAGNQQVTSTFEQLSVIANKNNETVETISENIQEQEATFKTIIQSAKDMSQVAEGLDSVVSTLKADR, encoded by the coding sequence TTGAAGAAATTCTTTAGTTTTGCAAATGTATCATACAAGGCGCGATTTACGATGGTAAGCGTTATAAGCACATTAGTAGTCGCTATTGTCGTTACAAGCATTAGTTATTTTTCAGACATGAATTTTCTAATGGATAAGTTAACAACCGATTCTACTAACACGGTAAAGGCTTGGTCAAAAGATTTAAATAATGATGATATTTTATCCTTAATGGAAAGTAAGGATGAGAATAGTGAGATTTCGAAAAGTCTTGTCGAACATTTTGATAAATTAGCAAAATATCAACCTGCCGTAGCTCAAGGATATATTTTTGGGACTGAATTGAAAAATGGTACAGATACGAGTGTTGTTTCAGGGCCGACTTTTCTTATGGAGGATTTCAAGAAATCAAATCTTAACATCGGAGATATGTATACACAACCTGATATCATTGCCAAAGCTATTAAGAAAATGAAAGAGACAAAGTCATTAGTCTCTTCCGAACCTTATAAGGATTCTTTTGGAACATGGATTACGGTGTTAAAACCAATCATGAACCCACAAGGTGATGTAGTAGCATATTACGGAGTAGACTTTGAAGCAAAATCTTATATCGATGGTAAACATCATGAAACGTTCATTATTATTAGTATTTTAATAGGATTATTGATTGTAGCATCAGTGATTCAATATTTTATTATGAACAGAGCATTTAGACCTATTCAGGGCATGATGGTAGGGGTCGAAAAGGTATCAAATGGAGATTATTCAATTAAATTAAAAGAGACGAAAGGTGAGTTCGGTCAATTAGCAGTTAAATTTAATGTGATGGTTGAAACGGTTGGAAATCTCTTGAATTCGGTGAAATCTGCATCAAGTGAGACGACAGATCATGCGAATACTCTTTACTCATCAGTGGAAGAGTCAGGAAAGACAATTGAACAGATAACAAGTGAAATTACCGAAATGTCCTCACGTTTTAATACTCAGACGGAGGCAACAGATGAAGTTCTCCAATCATTACAAGAATTAGCTACTGGTGTTGATTCAGTTGCACGTAATTCAACAGATGTTAGTGAGCTTTCCGTTAAAACGGAAGAGCAAGCTCAAATAGGGAATGAATCAGTCAACAAAGTGAAAGAGCAAATGGCCTATATCAGTAGTTCAACAAAAAATTCGGAAGAAAGCATTTTAGCTTTGAAAACACGCTCAGATGAAATCAGTAAGATTGTTCAGTTAATAACCGACGTCGCAGACCAAACTAACTTATTAGCTTTAAATGCTGCTATTGAAGCAGCAAGGGCAGGAGAACAAGGAAAGGGATTCGCAGTAGTAGCTGATGAAGTAAGGAAACTTGCAGAGCAGTCAAGGGAATCGGCTAAGCAGATTGAAGAACTAATTTCCGGTATTCAAATTGAAACAGGGAAAGCAGTTGAATCCATTCAAAGTGAAGCAAAATTTGTTGATGAAGGGGTTAAATTGGTAGAAGAAACGGAGAAAGTTTTCTCTGAAATCTTGCATTCTGCTGGTAAGGTAGCTGTTCGTATACAAGAAGTATCGGCGGCAACACAACAAATTGCTGCAGGGAACCAACAAGTAACATCTACTTTTGAACAGTTATCGGTAATCGCAAATAAAAATAATGAAACAGTAGAGACGATATCGGAAAATATTCAGGAACAAGAAGCAACTTTTAAAACAATCATCCAATCAGCTAAAGATATGAGCCAAGTGGCAGAAGGTTTAGATAGTGTTGTATCAACTTTAAAGGCTGATAGATAG
- a CDS encoding DUF4179 domain-containing protein — MIPTKIEPALITTKREKGMESIIDWFDLHKQSFYILGWSYLRNQKQMGELFYRTIIKVLKELPQLKKETSFETSVTSIFIQTCRELSTDRSLQAVEEGSPQQELFNALHQLKENEREALVLTYLIGHTHEEVSHLLQVSIEKLKELLFFGIQSLRKGVGYEQSFNGCNDYHRYYIDYLEKNLDRAKKIDFEVHMHNCQDCQEDLASFQRVMVTILNSKRIIEDLHVPSDFMENVKARLLEKEKIRELKNNKRKKIGIAIASFFALLIGIGIFTGSFTNLYYTWTEEDQELRTFLQKGLGERLNLEAESNGIKIKIKSAIADDIQTLVFYEIVDTREDGQFFIDFGEGVSVENEIETNTEANMRFYPPDLKSDLNNKEKNVYHGKISLQPLLKDKGTIKLTITKLLKLVRNSSDKNSLWGFEDMEEAETGKWNFEIPVTKRPSIEYTLRGETVVEGIPVRFDKLTIAPTTTVLDYAVNNKRTDKRVEFLNLDNLEVNNKKVKVDLYGASFLDQNTDWSTFQANFDPLFGEKPKEVNAQFNSAQLSFKDEKTIELDASKEYPQTFEYAGSKISIDKVKVGQPTEVVVSNSEIKNRAYESLDLEIFGDDKNDLSSIENENQGVLVDKNGNEYDMNENPVAYEMVEQPRYFETVYKMTLRTDNAKEKVIPKRLVIHGYNTMKYMDDVVKVSVKHKMK, encoded by the coding sequence ATGATTCCAACAAAAATAGAGCCCGCTTTAATTACTACTAAAAGAGAAAAGGGCATGGAATCCATCATCGATTGGTTCGATCTGCACAAACAGTCGTTCTATATTTTGGGGTGGTCCTATCTTAGGAATCAGAAGCAAATGGGGGAGCTTTTTTACCGGACCATTATAAAAGTTCTCAAAGAGTTACCACAATTAAAAAAAGAAACATCATTTGAAACGAGTGTTACATCTATTTTTATACAAACCTGCCGGGAGCTTTCAACAGATAGAAGTTTACAAGCTGTAGAGGAAGGTTCACCGCAGCAGGAATTATTTAATGCACTCCATCAGTTGAAGGAGAATGAGAGGGAGGCACTCGTTCTTACCTATTTAATAGGGCACACTCATGAGGAAGTATCACATCTTCTCCAAGTTTCAATAGAAAAGTTGAAAGAGTTATTGTTTTTCGGAATCCAGTCACTTAGAAAAGGAGTGGGTTATGAGCAATCCTTTAATGGATGTAATGACTACCATAGGTATTACATTGATTACTTAGAAAAAAATCTTGATCGAGCAAAAAAGATTGATTTTGAGGTACATATGCATAATTGCCAAGATTGTCAGGAGGATCTGGCGTCCTTTCAGAGGGTCATGGTAACTATTTTAAACTCTAAAAGGATCATTGAAGACTTACATGTTCCTTCTGATTTCATGGAAAACGTCAAAGCTAGGTTGTTAGAAAAGGAAAAGATCAGAGAATTAAAGAACAATAAACGAAAAAAAATTGGGATTGCTATTGCAAGTTTTTTCGCATTACTAATCGGTATCGGGATATTTACCGGCTCATTTACTAACCTCTACTATACATGGACAGAAGAAGATCAGGAATTGCGTACCTTCCTGCAAAAAGGCTTGGGTGAAAGGCTGAACTTGGAAGCTGAGAGTAATGGGATAAAAATTAAGATTAAAAGCGCGATTGCTGATGATATTCAGACACTTGTTTTTTATGAAATAGTAGATACAAGGGAAGATGGTCAATTCTTTATAGACTTTGGTGAAGGGGTTTCTGTCGAGAACGAAATTGAAACGAATACCGAAGCAAATATGAGATTTTATCCTCCTGACCTAAAATCGGATTTAAACAATAAAGAAAAGAACGTGTATCACGGAAAGATTAGTCTTCAGCCACTACTAAAAGATAAAGGGACTATCAAACTTACAATCACAAAGCTTCTAAAATTAGTTCGTAATTCCTCAGATAAGAATAGTTTATGGGGTTTCGAGGACATGGAAGAAGCGGAAACAGGGAAGTGGAACTTCGAGATCCCTGTAACAAAAAGGCCGTCCATCGAATATACATTGCGCGGTGAAACAGTGGTCGAGGGGATTCCAGTTCGCTTTGACAAGCTAACCATTGCCCCAACAACGACGGTTTTAGATTATGCTGTTAATAATAAACGGACAGATAAACGGGTTGAGTTTCTTAATCTCGATAATCTAGAAGTGAATAATAAAAAAGTGAAAGTTGACTTATATGGGGCTTCTTTTTTAGATCAAAACACTGATTGGAGTACTTTTCAGGCAAACTTTGACCCTCTTTTTGGAGAAAAGCCAAAAGAGGTAAACGCTCAATTCAATTCTGCCCAATTATCATTTAAAGATGAAAAAACTATTGAATTGGATGCTTCTAAAGAATATCCTCAAACCTTTGAATATGCAGGAAGTAAAATTTCCATCGACAAGGTGAAAGTTGGACAACCTACTGAGGTTGTCGTAAGCAATTCCGAAATTAAGAATCGTGCATATGAGTCGCTCGATTTGGAAATCTTCGGTGATGATAAAAATGATCTGAGTTCAATAGAAAATGAGAATCAAGGAGTGCTAGTCGATAAAAACGGGAATGAATACGATATGAATGAAAATCCTGTCGCATATGAAATGGTCGAGCAGCCGCGTTATTTCGAAACTGTTTATAAAATGACGTTACGCACTGACAATGCAAAAGAAAAAGTGATTCCCAAAAGACTGGTTATTCACGGATATAATACAATGAAATATATGGATGATGTTGTGAAGGTTTCTGTGAAGCATAAAATGAAATAA